The following is a genomic window from Tursiops truncatus isolate mTurTru1 chromosome 7, mTurTru1.mat.Y, whole genome shotgun sequence.
aggagggggaggaagggaggagggggaggaagggaggagggggaggaagaggaggaaggggaaggaaaggaggaaggaaggaagggaggaaggaaggaagggaggaaggaaggaaggaaggaaggaagggaggaggaggaggaagggaggagggggaggaagggaggaaggggaaggaagggaggaagggaggaaggggaaggaagggaggaaggaaggaagggaggaaggggaaggaagggaagaaggggaaggaagggaggaaggaagggaaggaagggaagaaggggaaggaagggaggaagggaggaggggaggaagggaggaaagggaaggaagggaggaagggaggaaggggggaagggaggagggggaggaagggagggaggaggaagggaggaaggggaaggaaggtaggaaggaagcgagggaggaagggaggaagggggaagggaggagggagaggaagggaggaaagggaaggaagggaggaaggggaaggaagataggaaggaagggaggaaggaaggaaggggaggaagggaggaaggaaggaagggaggaagggagggaagggaggaagggaggagggggaggaagggaggaagggggaggaagggaggaaggaaggaggggaggaaggggaaggaggggaggaaggaaggaagggaggaaggggaaggaagggaggaaggaaggaaggggaggaagggaggaaggaaggaagggaggaagggagggaagggaggagggggaggaagggaggaaggggaaggaagagaggaagggaggaaggggaggaaggggaggaagggaggagggggaggaaggaaggaagggaggaaggaaggaagggaggaagggggaggaagggaggaagggaggaagggggaggaagggaggaagggaaggaggaaggaaggaagaaaacccaGATGCCCATTCCTTCTCACTGAAGCCTTATACCCCTTCTCCATACAGGCTTCACTCTGGAGCCCCAGTGTGATCTTTGAGGGCTGAACCAGGCTAGGTCATACAGGTGGATCCGGGGCCATTGCCAGGGCAGGGAAGATGCACTGGAAGCCATGGTTAGGGTCTGTCACATCCAGGACGAGTTCCCCTTCCCTCTGTTTCATTTGAAGTAATGTGCCCTCCCTGTGCCCCCATTCCCTGTGGTCCTAGGGGGGCTGCCAGTCCCAGTCATGGTGGTACATTTTCCTCGACATTGTTGTTAGTTCAGGGATAGGCAAGCGACCCCAGCTGACCTGATCCCAGCTTCCTTAGGGCTTCTGTTGGGAAAGCCATTACTTTTTGGATTAGCAGCACTAAGAATGTAGACATACGGCTACCATATAAAGGAAGTCTCTCTGCAGCAGGAGACCATAAGGGCAGTgtgaaaagagagacagagacaaacgGAAACAAtagacatgggggtgggggtttAGGGAAgaagatgggggagagagagagagggaaaggggggggagagagagaaagagagtgttCAATGACATCAATCATTTGGGCCCCTGGGTTCAGCGGTGCCTAAATTCAGACTTACCCCTGGACTTCCCAGGTGTAAGATCCATTCATTAATTCCCTTTGGCCTAAGCTAGTTTGAGTTGGGTATCTTCATTTGCAATCAGGGCCTGCCCAACGCCTGCAAAAGCATCAGCTCTCTATCCCCTTTCTCACAGtaactaccatttattaaacACAAATTTGTCATAAATTATTGTCAgatgctaagtgctttgcatatcTCAAAAAATCCTTCCCACAATTCTATGAGGATGTGGATAGATTATGATGGTTGTCAATTCTTTGCCACTGTCCCTTTGAGAGGTGGAGTGTGTTTCCCCTTCCCTTGACTTTCGGCTGGTTCTGTGACTTGTGTCAACCAAAAAGGAGTGACAGTGATGCTGGGTAACTTCTAAGCCTGGACTTTAAGAAGAGACTTTCAGTTTCTGCCTTCAAGTTTGGTACAGTCTATTTTGAAAGCCAGCCTTATGTAAGATGTCTGACTACACTGAGGCCACCATGTCATAAGGAAGCCCAAGCTAGTTACATGGAGAGGAGGCCACTGGAGAAGCTCTGGGGCACTAGAGGTATATGAGTGAAGCATCTTGGACTGTCCAGCCCAGCCGAACCACCAGCAGAATTAGCCAAGTGAATGACCAGAGCCAATAGTTCTCTCATAAGGAGCAGAAACATGCAGCTGAGTCCTGACAAATTCCTGACCTAAAGGATCATGAGAAGTAGTtactttggggttgtttgttatgcagcaaggGATAACTGAAACAGAATGATATTCCCAATTGCATAGGTAAAGAAACCGAGGCTAACATGGCCTATACTGTAAACTTGTGAGCAGCAGCGCTAGTTTCCAACCCAGAGTGTCTGAATCTAATACTCATGCTTCGCCCTGCATACCTTGATGGGAGAGTCACTCCCCACTGCAGTATTTGGACTGTGGGGAAATTGGGGGCTCTGAATCCCAGCCATTGGGCTACaccctctctcattctctctggaGTGAGATGGAGGCCTGAGGCCCAGTTCTGGCGAACCCAGAACCCCAAATCCTTCTTCTGTCCCTTTACCCTCACCATCAGCTTTCTGAGAGgaatcagaaggaaggaaatgtgaTTGGATGCCAAGAGAAACTTTGGGACAACTTCGCTTCATCTCCCTCTAAGCGTGATTGGAAATGCCATTCTGGGCAGTCTTTTCAATGTTAATGGAGGTGAAGTTAGTTTTGATGGTAACAAAAGCTGATGTTACtaataacattttcatcacattCTGCAGTTTATAAAGTGCTTTGATCCTATGAGTTTGGGTGGCCCTAAAAGTCTACCCTCGAATTCCCCAGGggccacagaaacagaaagacagataaaggtgtccccacacccccgccccagAATTAGGACAAGGGCTGTAGTGAGAACTGAGTACACCACCGGAGGTTCTGGCCTTCTTTCTCTAGACCCTCTCAGTCTGCTCCTTCAAAGAGGCATCCTAGTTCTCCCCCAGCCTGCAGATTCAAGCCCTAGATGTGTACTAGACAGAACAAGGAGAATGCCAAGGGAGAGATTTGGTACTCTTCGTTGCCAGAAGAGCCCAGTCCGGTAGGGGGAAGATAGGGAACCAGGGTGATGACCCCTGAGAGGCTAGTTCTATCAAAACCATCTCCCTTTACTCACTCCTTTCAGAGCCTGTCCCCATGGCAGCCCTCCTCCAAACTATGGGCCCAGTCctattgatttaaatatttttattgatactAAATGCACCCACCCACCCCATGGCCAGCAGTTCTGAGGAGCCCCGCATCCCGAGGCCTAGAAACTGGCTCTTTGGTTTCTATCTGGGGGCCGAGGAGAGAGGTCTCCCCCAGAAGCCCCCGGGAAGCGCCCCTTGGAGGCTCCTCCGGTGCCCTGGGCCTTGATGAGCGGGCGTATATCTCAAGCCCCACCGCCTCACAGTTTCTAGAGAGGCCTGGGAGATGGACTTTCCCAGGGGAAACCTGGCAACGTCCCCTGCTGGCGCCCAGAGGTCCCGCAGGTGCCGAGAGGCGGCTCTGCGCGCAGTCTGGGGAGCCGGGCGATGGGTCAGAGGCAGAGGCTGAGTTCCTTGCGCACGCGGCAGCGGTGGCACTGCACTACGCAGCACCAGTGGAAGCGGCACAGACAGTTCTCCTCGAGCTGCACGCTCTCCTGGCGGTGGCCGCGGCCGCAGCACAGCAGGTCGCAGCCACTGAGGTCCGGGGCACTGCTGTTGCAGGCGCGGCCGCGCGTGCCCGGCGAACCGGTGCGCCGGTTGGGGGCGCAGAAGTCGGGCGAGTCGGCGGCGTATAGTAGGTCAGCGCGGCCAGGCGGCTTGAGCGTGCGGACAGCGGGCAGCAGAGCCTTGCCATCGTTGGTGCCCATGACACGCGAGGCGCCGTGGAAGCGCTCGAGCAGCCGCGCGCCCACCTCGCGGAACGGGGGCAACTTCTGCCAGCAGGTGCGCAGCGCGCATGAGCCCGACAGGCCATGGCACTTGCATTCGGTCCGCGTGTGGCTCCGCACGGCCTGCGGGGAGCAGAGGCGCGGGCGGATGGAGACAGATCCGGAAGGCGGGACGCGGCGAGGCCCAGAAGACCGACAGAAAATAAGATGGGGAGGGTggtggatgaaagaaagaaaagagcagagaccaaaaacaaacaaacaaaacaggagaGCGCAAAGTGGGGAGGAGGAAATCAAGGGCCCCACAGCccggagaggaggaggaagaatgaTGGAGAAGTAGGAGAAGTGGGGAGTGGGGGTCACTATGCAGCGTAGAGGTTCCAGGATCCAAAGCCAGGGAATGGGGGAGAAAGCATAATGGACAGCAGGGGAGAGATTCTCCCTGGAGGGAGGCGGGTGGGGAAGGTGGCAGCTTCGCACCCTATTCCTCCTGCCAGGCCAACCCCCTCATTCCTGCTCCTCAGGGCCCCAGGCAGAGCAGGCCGCCTGGGCTCTGTCTCCgccacccctccccaaccctctCCGACAGGTATGTGGGCCTGTCTGGACATTCCTCTCTGGTCCCCCTCTCACCCCCCTGCCCAATGCCTCAGGCCGGAACCCTAGAAGACataggatgtgtgtgtggggggggggggtccctagCACAACCTAGAACTGAGGCATACGGTGCAGGAGGGCCCACTGTGGACGCACTACTGAGAACTGGAACCCAGGAGTCCTGCcctttatttactatttatgtcTGAAGCTGGGGTCGAAGACTCACAACCCCACTAGGGATTTAAGGGGTCAGACGCCCCAGGAAGATCATTTCCGGAAGCTCAGAGTCCAGGGGCCAACCTGATCTACAGACCTGTACATCTCCCTCCCGCTCCCAGGCCCCTTCTCTTTCCCCCCATCACCTCCTGTAAACATCTGACTCAGACTGCTTCTAGTCCCTAAACAGGAGCTCATGGGACCCTCATCAtcacagagggaaggggagaggctgCCAGGGCTCTGGACAGGGACTGGTCTGGGATTGCTGGGCAGCCAGTTAAGTGCCCAGATCCGATCACAGCTTTCCGGCCGCTGCCTGACCCCCTTCTGCCATCAGGATCTACTTCTcgttcttctctcctttccaagCCCATTTTCCCTTGGACCTGTTTAGTCCATTTCCAGGCCTCCCCGACTTCTCCCGGCTCCCCTACCTCCAGACCCCATACCTTTACCTCGCCTCTATCCTTTCTTTCGTCCCCAGCCTTtgtctccctcctctgcccctgccctggcagcCAGCTCCCTACCTACCCCAAGCTTTGCCCCACATGTCCTGTCTCAGAGGTGTGTCCTCCCTACCTGAGGTCCCTAAAGGCCCTGGGTCCTCTTCCCTGGGTGTCCCCTCCCTACCCTGCTCACTGGGCCATCAGCCCCAGGCCCTCCCAGGCCCCCCAAGTAACTCCCTCTTCTAGGCTGGCCACTTCCCCTCCCACATGCCCATCCAGGCCCCCAGCCAATCTTCCCAAGTGGTCCCCATGGCCACACTGGCTCCCCTGCACACGTTAATGAACTCCTACACTGCATACCCTCACTCACACCCTCACTTCCCCACACCCTTCCACAAACTCAGTCCTCCGCACATACCACACTCTCCCACATCCTTTCAAAGCTGCCCACACTCACACATTTCCGCACACgcatttccacacacacacacccttacacATCCCTGCCCAGACTCACCAGCCGGCCCGCCTCGTTGTTGTGAAGTTGCACCAACGCACGGATGTCTCCGCGTCCCCGCTTGTGCTGCGCGTCCATAAAGAGCCTCGACTTCTCATCCCCGAAGTCCACGTCGTCGCCGcagcctccccactcccaggcGGCGCTGCCGTCGGGGGAGCCCGCGGGGCCCGGGGGCCCAGGGGTACCTGGCAGGCCGGGGGGACGGGGCGGGGCCCGGCCGCGGGGCGCCTGGCAGCCACACTGCAGCAGCTCGCCCATGGAGCAGGCCTGCGTGACGGCGTGGCTGGCGCCCGCGGCCGTTATGGCAAACACGAAGGCCGTCTCCCGGATGtctgcgggggcggggaggggcagtCAGACAGCAGGACCAAAGCTCGGTACTGGGGGAATGCGGTGGGCCAGGCAGTGTGATGGGGGGTTGGGAGACAGGATCAGGGCAGGGTGCCCTTTGACCCGTGGGAGAAGTGGGGCTCAGGCAGCCTACCCAAACCTCCACCCTCTCCTCGGATCCCCCGGCGAAGAGAAAGCAGCCCCCTCCTGGTCTCCTCCCCACACTGACCCTGCTGCAGGATGCGCCCAAAGGCCTTGCTGTGGCTGGAGCAGTTCCAGCGGCGGAAGCGGAACTGGAACTGGCATTCTCGAACCCCTAGCCGGGCGCCCCGCGCTAGCTCGGCCACAACTTCTGGCTCGGCCTGGCACAGCTCAGCCTGCCGCCCTGCTAGCCGCCGTGCCTTCCTGCAGATGCTGGTAGGGTCCATGACCAAGGGGCTGCCCACGGCCCTGGGAAGCAAAGAACAGCAGATCAGGGGTGTGACTCAAAGAGCGtgggtgagggggagggagaccagccctgcccagcccacaGCCAGGAGCTGTGACATGCCTCTTCACCCACCAGCTCCCCACAACTGAAATTCAGATTATCCTGTCTGGTTCTCTTACTATTCCATTTGTGTGTCCCCTCTTAATTAGGTTCTAGACTGAAATTGCTATAGAGCAAGGATTCAGTATTAACCTTCTGTGTACATCTTCATTAATAAATCCTTATAGGAATTTGACTCAAAGTGAAGGCACCTGGCACCAGGTAGGCCACAGTTAAAATTCAACAGGCCTAGCCCAAAAGGGAGACAAGGAGGAAATTAACCGAAGAAAGATCAAGAAGGCtgtcaaagaaaagaaagtatatatcATAAAGAGATACCAAAGAAAAGTAGACAGTGACAGAGAAGGATCTGGTCTTAGTGAACCACAAGCTGGAAATGTGTCAGCTGATCAGCCCTGATGCTAGAAAAGTAGTGGCAATCCCAGAGATAGAGAAAGCCACAGGAGGTTAGAGTGGCTAGGGAATGGAGCCTCTGAGGAAAGTCATACCGTCTCTCTAGCCCAGATTTCTCTTTCTGTCAAATAGGAAGGTGAAGCTTTGATCTCTAAAGTGGGCCCTCCCACCCTGATATCCCCTGTTTCCCTGAACAggagagcaggaggaaggaaCTGGGGACTGAGTCTCTGAAGCATTGTTGTAAAGTAAGTGACACTGACCCTTCTCCTGCTCCAGGGTCTGTGACCTTTTCAGAGCAGGATGGCAGCAAGGCAAGCTTTTGGTTGCCATGCACCATACCCCTGAAGGTTATACTGGCTGGGTACCGACACCCGGGTGGAACCACTTCAATTGGATTGCTCTTATTTGAGCACTTGGGGGCTGAGGGTAATTTGAAACCACTCAAAAATCCTTTAGCGGAAGGCAGAATAAAATTTTGGGTGGGGAGAAGCGGCACCGAGAGATGGAAAATGATGAGGAAAATGCTGGTGGATAGGTGCCAAAGGTCAAGATGGCCTACTTTTCAGTTTAGCCTTCGTGTGCATCCGCCCCCCTGTCCCCATTTGCTCTGTAGGTACGTGCTGACTAGGCACGTTCTGGCCCCAGAGCAAGGAGATGTAATGGGCTTACGTAGCAGCAGGAGGAATTTAGGTCTTAAGCTAGAACTTCTCAACACTGAGG
Proteins encoded in this region:
- the WNT6 gene encoding protein Wnt-6 isoform X3 → MDPTSICRKARRLAGRQAELCQAEPEVVAELARGARLGVRECQFQFRFRRWNCSSHSKAFGRILQQDIRETAFVFAITAAGASHAVTQACSMGELLQCGCQAPRGRAPPRPPGLPGTPGPPGPAGSPDGSAAWEWGGCGDDVDFGDEKSRLFMDAQHKRGRGDIRALVQLHNNEAGRLAVRSHTRTECKCHGLSGSCALRTCWQKLPPFREVGARLLERFHGASRVMGTNDGKALLPAVRTLKPPGRADLLYAADSPDFCAPNRRTGSPGTRGRACNSSAPDLSGCDLLCCGRGHRQESVQLEENCLCRFHWCCVVQCHRCRVRKELSLCL
- the WNT6 gene encoding protein Wnt-6 isoform X2, with translation MQPPAPSRLRLLFLLLLCPAHVGGLWWAVGSPLVMDPTSICRKARRLAGRQAELCQAEPEVVAELARGARLGVRECQFQFRFRRWNCSSHSKAFGRILQQDIRETAFVFAITAAGASHAVTQACSMGELLQCGCQAPRGRAPPRPPGLPGTPGPPGPAGSPDGSAAWEWGGCGDDVDFGDEKSRLFMDAQHKRGRGDIRALVQLHNNEAGRLAVRSHTRTECKCHGLSGSCALRTCWQKLPPFREVGARLLERFHGASRVMGTNDGKALLPAVRTLKPPGRADLLYAADSPDFCAPNRRTGSPGTRGRACNSSAPDLSGCDLLCCGRGHRQESVQLEENCLCRFHWCCVVQCHRCRVRKELSLCL
- the WNT6 gene encoding protein Wnt-6 isoform X1, which codes for MQPPAPSRLRLLFLLLLCPAHVGGLWCLRSSKDSPGIVVFREEGLGQYRWCISQSAVGSPLVMDPTSICRKARRLAGRQAELCQAEPEVVAELARGARLGVRECQFQFRFRRWNCSSHSKAFGRILQQDIRETAFVFAITAAGASHAVTQACSMGELLQCGCQAPRGRAPPRPPGLPGTPGPPGPAGSPDGSAAWEWGGCGDDVDFGDEKSRLFMDAQHKRGRGDIRALVQLHNNEAGRLAVRSHTRTECKCHGLSGSCALRTCWQKLPPFREVGARLLERFHGASRVMGTNDGKALLPAVRTLKPPGRADLLYAADSPDFCAPNRRTGSPGTRGRACNSSAPDLSGCDLLCCGRGHRQESVQLEENCLCRFHWCCVVQCHRCRVRKELSLCL